The nucleotide sequence TCCAAATTATTTTGCATTTCCAAGTGTTGTAATAATACCAATTTTTGTTCATCAGAAACAGATATATGAGGTACTTTCCAcataatttttgtaattttaactTTTGGAGTATCAGTAGCACCATCTGTCGTTATAGTTGCGTTAAAATCAGTATGACTGCGAACCAATACGAGTTCCTGctgtaaattaataataatttttttaaaatcttctcCAAAGCCTAAAATTTGTTTCAGTGGAATGCAAACGTTAAAATAACCCGTTGTCGGTTCAACAATTTTAGGATGCTCCGTTATGGACCAACCAGAATTGGCATTTTTAATACAATCATTGGGAGTAAATGATGCATATCCTTTTAATGTTGATGTGATTCCAGGAAATCTAGAACGCGCAATTATTGTTCCTCCAAGTTCATATCTACATTCTTCAAATAAATGAAGAAATCCATTATTGATAAAACTGAGGTTCGTACTGTAATGGCCTTTTTCTTGTGATATCAAATTTCCCTCCAAAATTATATAACTCTCGCTGggatatgtataaatattttgTGATTGAATTGGTATTCTAATCTCATCATTATTGTCTAAAGATGTAGCTGAATATGGAATGTGTGTATGATATTCAGAGTTAATTATAGATTCATCTACAGGTACAGTTTTATTGACATTAAGTATACTACCGTTCATTTTTTTTGTATGTAACTGTACACCTACAAAAACACTTTATAAAATATTCTTTGATAATAGTAAATAATTTACAGCGACACAAAAATCTTtgcttcttctccttcttcttcttcgttttctTATTCTGCTTCTGTTTCgtaatttttaacttttaatcctaaggatattaagaataaaatatttttctgtgTTAATGGTTTGTACGTTGTCTTTAGACTAATAGGActcaatatttttctttcttttatatTGTTCCACTCAATAGGATGTACATTATATAATACAACCatgtttttaaatcttttttaaatGTAGTCTTATCGTTACCACCTCACCattaaaattgattatatttcCATCTTGGTCAACTATTTTAAGGTTAATTTCTTCAATATGACTTGTATTTATTGGTAAATAAATGACGTTAGCAGGAATTTCCACAATGCGGTGTCCAGGTGGAACTTTATGAAAAAACATATGGATCATATGAGTACTCTTTTCATTATTATAAGTATTTGTAACTAAATTGCACTCAACCCCTATAGAATTTACTCTTGTAATATTTACAGGATACTCTGAAATATGTTTGTCTGGTTTTGTATGTAAGAGTGGTTTAAAACCGAGAAGAGAGCCAATGTTATTGGGTTTTTTGAAATCCACGGTCCTGTTACATTTTAATTCACTTCTTAACGTATTTCTATTTGCAACTAACGTGAAGATTGTTTTATCAGTTGCAGGATTATTCCTTTCAAGCCATTCAATgtgttattttaaatattttttaatatcttcaacCTCGTATGCTCCATTTGGAATCGTAATTTTTTgagatttaccaaaataaaatgTGTTATTACTTTCATCAACATTCGGAATAGAATTATAACTTACGAAATCAATAAGACCTAACACATATTCATTTTGATCACTTAACGTTATAGGAGGATTGATTTTAACTGAAAGGATAGAACTTCTCCCTGAAACAGTGAAAGTATATGACATCGTGACGACTTTCGTTCAAATGAAAACACACtggtaaaattattatttttattgacaTAGAAATGATAAACATAACTGACCACAATTATAACTATTATATGATTGATATCTATCATGATTATATAGTACTTTACAAGGTCCATTTGGTAAAAAGTAATCTCTTACTTCCAGAGGAGGACGAAGGTTGCCAAAACTATCAAAATAAATAactgtttttccaaattttttgtaTGCTGTCCAGTGAGTTCCAGAACCTGTATCATCATCTAAGTTTATAACAGCACATTCATTATTTCGTATTTTCTTTGGTAACTGACTTTTCATATATACACCACGAAAGTATGGAATTTTAGCACTAGTagcaaaatattttatatcaatattagtTAAAGGACGTTTAGGCATGTTTATattacagtttttcctaaaaaaagaCCCATTCCATTTTTATGAGGTTTAAGATAGAGTCCTTTTCCCATTGCTACGGCTTCCATGGTTCTGTTGTGTCTTTGTGATTCTTCTAATTGTTGTTTAGCTGCACGTGCCTCATTTATGACTTTTGCCACTCCTGCAACGCCTCCTGTAACGGCTCCTAACGCTGAGAGACCTGCAAAAATGGGAATCAAGGGAAGAAAACCACCACTTTTCGGTACTGGAATCACACGAGCGGGCAATacttttttcttaaatttttcaataacttTAAGAGCAAGCGAAATACCGCTATATAAATCTCTTGGTTTATGTCTAGTTAACGCTTTTCTAATTTCTCTTAATAatacattaaattttattttttttgttctttttttaactttgacATTTTTACGTTTTTTCGTCTTAGCACTCGTTCTTCCTCTTTTAATGTTTTGTACTGCAACCATTTCTATACGATGTTTCAATATATACTACAACATTGTTCTACACAAACtatcttatatatttttttttcgtttcacATTCCTATTGAAGTCATGATCCTCACGTTTTCGCTTTTTTGCTACTGCTAGCACTGGATATGTGCTAATTtcattcaattttatttttttatctcttgtgctttcattattattattattgtcatcatcatcgtcatcatctGATACCGATAATTTTCTTTTTAAACTTGTATGAACATGTTTTGGTACAGTTAGAGATTTTTGTTGGGCTTCTTCTTCTCCTTTATTAATTCTAAAATTAATTGGTGGTGGTCTAATTTTAggcataataatttttttaggttttctgttGATTCGTTTTAATGATTTATTAGCCTTAAAATCATCAATTTGTCTTAAACAATGTTCCATAGTTTCCATTGATTTATTCATTATATTTCTAACAGTTGATATTGACTTATAACAACTTTCAAGTACTTTTGGACAACTTTTTGTATACCCCATTCCTAATTTGACTTTTGCATGCATAGCCCCACTTACTCCTAGAGCTGCAATTTTTTCACCTAAAGAAGCATCTTTTGACTTATATCTACCATAAGCATTTTCAGCTAAAATTTTATCAGCTTGGTGGCGTTCGTTTAAATCATTTGTAGAACTATAGGCTATATCATGATtcttacaaaaatcatcaagaGGATTTATACCAACATCTCCACGTTTTAGTCGTTTTCTAAGCTTAGTACCAGGTCCACAATATCTGTATCCTCCTGGTATATGAAGTTCAAATGGTAGTTtattaattaaactgtttacAACACCAGTTCCTGAATAATACTTCATTATTTGACCAACTTCTACATAATGATTATAAAACTAGTGTATTAGATATTTATAGTCATTTTATAAGTTAGTGTTTGACGATATCGTTGTCTCTTATgaacaaatttaaaattattaaacaaaaaactaaACTAAATATATGCAATCATGATGTTCTAACAGAAAATACACCGAAACATGGGTTACTTCTTCCAAATACAATTCAATGTTTAATTGTCGGAAAATCTAATTGTGGAAAAACAAATTTGATGATTAGTCTATTAGAACATGAAAATGGGTTAAAGTTtgaaaacatttatttatattcaaaatctCAAGACcaaccaaaatatttatatttacaagATTTATTAAAACCAATTAAAGGTATTAAGTTTTTCACGTTTACTAACAACGAAGATATTATACCACCCTGTAAAGCGAGACAGAATTCAGTTTTTATATTTGATGACGTAGCTTGTGAAAAACAAAAAGTAATTCAAGAATATTTTAGTATGGGTCGACATAATGGAGTTGATTCATTTTACCTAAATCAATCATATGCCAAGATTCCAAAACATTTGTTACGTGATAATGCCAATACTATACTTACGTTTCGACAAGATGAACGAAATCTTAAACATATATTTGATGACCACGTAAGCCCGGATATTACTTTTGAAGAACTAAAACAAATCTGTTCACTGTGTTGGCAAGAACCGTATGGTTTCTTTAGCATTTTTAAAGATAAACCAATCAATAATGGACGATACAGAAAGGACCTTGATCATTTCATACAAATATATAATTAACAATTTGAACAGATCAGATCAGTACCCTTTAAGAGAGGAACCGTTCAAAACAGTTCAAAGCAGTTCAGACACTTGTTATGATGACAGATcgtattttgaaaaaacaaattattgcaaaacgtaaaattattacaaataaattaaaacttttaaaacatggagaagttataaaagaaaaaattttctcACCAATAACAAGACACTTAAAGGTTATTGAAACAAAACTTAACAAACCGAAAGATCCATATAAAGAAGAGGAATTTGGAACCAACTATGATGAACCATTAGATCGAATTAacaacgaagaagaagaagaagaaggagaaagcgaagaaaaagaagaaaaaaacgaagaagaaaccGAAGAAAAAAGGAATGATGTTGATTTAGAAAATTTTCATGCACTACCtagaaaatatttacaa is from Diabrotica virgifera virgifera chromosome 9, PGI_DIABVI_V3a and encodes:
- the LOC126891523 gene encoding uncharacterized protein LOC126891523 — its product is MNGSILNVNKTVPVDESIINSEYHTHIPYSATSLDNNDEIRIPIQSQNIYTYPSESYIILEGNLISQEKGHYSTNLSFINNGFLHLFEECRYELGGTIIARSRFPGITSTLKGYASFTPNDCIKNANSGWSITEHPKIVEPTTGYFNVCIPLKQILGFGEDFKKIIINLQQELVLVRSHTDFNATITTDGATDTPKVKITKIMWKVPHISVSDEQKLVLLQHLEMQNNLEISFRNWSLQKLPVLPKTKSYDWTIMTVKQSEVPRYMIVGFQTDRENSKTRDNSNFDHCNLTNLKVYLNSEVYPYDNLNIDFKKKHYAIAYEMYARFQESYYFQGKSEPCLSLTNFIQKAPIFIIDCSHQNEAVKGGAVDVRLELESSENFPDNTSVYCLIIHDRTVIYNPLSNLVKVQ